Sequence from the Zeugodacus cucurbitae isolate PBARC_wt_2022May chromosome 5, idZeuCucr1.2, whole genome shotgun sequence genome:
taaataactgTGCAAATATAGTAAATTTCAACTGTAATTGCACAcgataaatgcataaattacaCTGTAATTACGACGCTGTGGATTCTGGTTTGTGACtctagttatataaatatatacatatttgtggaATTTAAGCATCTCGATTTTAAGCAGAAGCTTACATGTTTCGTCCTTAAAACTGAAATTGAATGCTTGCCAATTTGTTTTGTAATGCTTTGAATGTCTTTAATGCTTCAATTAAGATTACTGTTCGATTTCGTATtactaattgaattaataacCTATTAAAGAACAtattaattacataataattacaaatacaactacAAATGAATACAATTACCGCTTTATATCATTAAGCTCAAGCAAATTTCGTGCACATAAATTAATTATCTTCCACCAACAGATTGCAGCAGCACACCGGATTCGGGTCCGAATTCACCTCCATCGTCCACACTCTCCGCCGGTGTGGTGGGCAGTCGTGGCTCACCGACTAGTGCACCGATTCAAGAGGAGAACGAAGAGAGTGGCCCATATCAGCCAGGTCAGCGTAGCAGCATAAATGATCTCTCGCTCTTCAGTTCACCATCCATGCCGAATATACCGCTTGGCGGTCCACATTTGGCCAGTCATGCACATGCTCAAGCGAATGTCAGCAACTATAATATGCTGGCTGCACTGCGGCAACATGTACCAACTTTGGCGGCGCCTACATACTACAGTCCGTTGGCGATACCGTTCGCACGTCATCAGCCACacccgccgccgccgccgcaacAGTCGCATGCCACATCGATAGCTGTCGCTGCAGCTAGTGGTGTGCTGCCACCGACGCCCTCGCCAGTAGTGCGCTCGGCATCGGCAACGTCCACCTCATCGTCGCAAGCCTCTTTGGCCAGTGATGTGTTACCACCTATGGCACACGCCGCTTCAACACTTTTACCGGCTGGTAGCGCTGGCGCACACAATCACAACGTGTTGGGCTCTGGTACTTTACACCCCGTCACACCAATGGTTGGTGTTTCACCCTCGATGTACGGTCAGCCCATAACCGATGCCCAAGTGGCTCATGCCCACCTCAATAAGCAAGGTCACCGCCCGTTGGGACGTACTCAATCAGCTCCGCTACCGTTGGGTCATCCAATGTTAACCGGCACCGGTCAGATAGGCGTTGGACAGACGCACTACGAAAACAGTGATGTGAGTTACTTATCCAAAAGTGACAGATGTTTataattgattaaaatttcgaatatatgtTCTAATTAACTAATTCTCGACCTCTTCTGTTTGTCGTTCTAGGCGGAACAGCAGGCGCATATGTTGGTCACACAAAAGATACGGCAAACATTGATCAACCGCAGCAGTGCCAATCGCGAACCCCAACTCAAGGAGGAAGAAGATGCGGCTGAAGTAATTGATCTGACGGACAAAAAGAAGCCACCAAAGACCGTCATCACTAGTATTGTACCCACGAGTACTTCACAAAATCTGCCAGAGACCACCAATATACCACTCGGGGCCTGCATGCCCAATACACCGAGCAAGTTGCGCGATCAGGAGTACCTGCAACAGCAAAGGGAGCTGTTATACAGACAAGCTTTGCAGGTAAATTATTGCTTAAGACTGCATTAAGGTCTCAGCATTAAGgtctatatgtatgcatactaaatacattttccTTCCCTCAGATGGATGATTCAATAGCTCGTGGTTTAATACGTCCACTATCACGCACGTTATCTAGTCCACTGGTGCATATGGGTCCGAATGGTATCAGCCAACTGCCAGATACCGGCCAATATGCGCCACCAATCATAACATCCTCATCAGCCGATCATATACCGCCAGTTAATCTCACAGTCCCCCATCGACGTCGAGTGCTCGAGCATGCGCCAACTGGAATGGCCGCATCGAGCGCCTTCTCCTCTTTACCTGCCATACAGCCGGCCATTGCGATTGCTGGTGCCACCTGTGGCAAACTGACAAACGAGTTTGCAACGCACAAAACAACCACTGGTCTCGCCTATGATAATCTGATGCAGAAACATGCCTGCACTTGTGGTGATAATTCCGTACATCCGGAGCACAGCGGTCGTTTGCAGAGCATATGGGCGCGTCTAATCGAAACCGATCTGGCCAAGCGTTGCGATCGTCTGCGTTCGCGTAAAGCTACGCTGGAGGAACTGCAAACGGTACACACCGAAGCACACACAATGCTCTTCGCTTCGAGTTCGTGTCAATTGAATCGACAAAAGTTGGACAGTCCGCCGGCGTTGGGCTTTGTGCGTCTCTCCTGCGGTGGTTACGGTGTGGATTTGGATACCACTTGGAATAAGGATCACACTGCCGCTGCTGCACGCATGGCGGCGGGGTGTGTCATCGATTTGGCTTTTAAAACGGCCAAAGGCGATATTAAGAACGGTTTTGCGGTTGTGCGACCACCGGGCCACCATGCTGAAGCCAATTTGGCTATGGGCTTTTGTTTCTTCAATTCGATTGCGATTGCCGCGAAATTGCTGCGTCAACGCGTGCCAGAAATGAAGCGTGTGCTTATCGTGGATTGGGTGCGTGCATGTTGTGAACTGCTTTTGATTTTTACTTAAAACCGTTTATTCTATGTTTTAGGATGTGCATCATGGCAATGGCACACAACAGGCATTCTATGATAATCCCGATGTGCTGTACTTGTCCATACACAGGCATGACGATGGTAACTTTTTCCCCGGCACTGGTGGCTCCACTGAGGTAAAGACCCATTAATGTTTTGTACTTGTCATcttcttttataatttattttcttttcgtttTGTAGTGCGGTGTTGGCGCCGGCGCTGGTTTTAATGTGAACATCTCCTGGTCGGGTTCTTTGGATCCACCACTGGGCGATGCCGAATACATTGCTGCATTCCGTACAATTGTGATGCCAATCGCAAAGTGTTTTAATCCAGATATTATTTTGGTGTCGGCTGGTTTCGACGCAGCTGCTGGTCATCCACCACCGTTAGGCGGTTACTTGGTGTCGCCCGCTTGCTTTGGCCTAATGACGCGTGAACTAATGCAATTGGCCGATGGCAAAGTGGTGTTGGCGCTGGAGGGTGGCTACGATTTACCCGCCATTTGTGATTCTGCGCAGGAATGTGTACGCGCGCTGCTCGGCGATCCATTATCTGCGATCGCGGAAAGTGAGCTGAATAGGCCGCCTTGTCAGAATGCTATAGACACGCTGCAGAAGACGATTGCAATACAGGTGAGAGGcgcaataataatataaaatcaaaatttaagtttcgaaaactatttttaattcaacttttttgcaaatattatgtattttaaatattatttatttactgttattgcAGTCACAACATTGGCCATGTGTACGCCGTTTGGCCCATACAGTCGGTTTATCTGCACTGGACGCACTGAAAATTGAACACGATGAATCGGAAACCATTACGGCCATGGCGGGACTCTCTATGCAATCGATAAACAGGTAAactctattaaaataaacattttacaaCATTTACTAAGTGTCACGTTTGTTAATTTACTCAGAACTTTATCACGCGATGACTCAGAGGAACCAATGGATCAAGATGAAgccaaataattttataacgTGGAGCTCGAACGTCTTTAGACTTGATTGACTTGCACACTTGCACTtaatgttgctattgttgcaatattttattacataatccGCCGTTAactggcatatacatatatgcaatagcAAAGCGGACAACGGATTTGGGCTCGCAGACGTCTGTGGGGACCCATTTATTGTCTTTGGGAAGTGTAGAATGCTGTTTCGGTTTCatgattgctatttttttgaTCGATTCCCACTTGACTCATGTGCTGAGGTTatgttgccaacaacaacagcaacaattcaacgcgctGTAGGGAATTCCGTCACAGCATTTATGTGTAGCAGTTGTATTTGTTGGGCGTTTGATATTAAGTGGAGGCAACAACTCCCGCCCAAGTTCTACGTTCATTACAAAGCCTATGAAAATggtgaaagaaaacaaaaacaaaagcttttcTAGGCATATATGTAGTAGTAAAAGTGAAAACGTATGTATATTAGATATACgttggaatatattttaaatataaacgcgtacatacatatgtacaacatgTAACACTTAACaaagtatttgtatatacatatatataaatatatatttatattaaattaatttatgtgtgaaagtacatatatgaaatatgtatgctTTTTGATATTCAATACTAATATGATGTAAGAACATAGAGAGAGAGCGAGCGAAGAGTTTCTTAAATGTTGATTtaatgttaataagctaaagttagtaaaaagaatttttaatgtaaatgtatgtatgtaaggtaAACTGTAGTAGTTCATTTTTCATtagcaacaatttttaattcttttttatcaCACTTTAAGGGCATcaaaccaacaaacaaacaaacaaacatacaaaaaaataagaatatatatttttttaaagaaaaacatcTATGTGATAAAGAAAGAACGAATGAAACGAGAGCCAAATTCTTAATGaatctaataaaattaataatgagtCCAAGCGCAAATGTCATTGACTAACCACCGCCTCTCACAGCAGACGATAAAATAAAGCGCATTTACATAAATCACTGCAATTGGTCTAACCCACAGATTTACCTAAAAACTCACATTTAgttttaaacatttcaattgtgaaataaaactatatttttttaattttaattttataatataaaatacgttAATTATTACTACCAAAACTGAATAAAATAACTATacactatactatatatacatatatatattatataaatatatattaatgttaAATATGTTGTTGCACGTTCAATGCAATTGAATGTGTTCACATGAGCTAATtgtatgttattattattattataattattattaatattattattatatgtatatgtatttaaatgtaattagcTGTAAGtgagaatttttaatatacacatacatacatatacgtgtgcttatgcgtgtgtgtgtatacaaTATGGAATattgtatgcatatattatatattgagcATATAGATACATAATTGAGCATTGTTTTATTGCAACCCATGCTATTTTTCACGCTTCAAACAAGAAAACCCACTGCAAGTTCATGTACGCACATAATTGATTTTGAACGAAAGAGAAATGTCGTTTCATGCAAATGAAAGTTTTTGGTTGATTTAAGAAAGAAACGTAAATTAAAGACAGATTAGATTtggaaaaagtagaaaatagTGGCTGAaagccattaaaaatttaaaattaatataaattaatgtttttgtgtGGAATAATTGTTTCTAAAATTACTTGAGATATTTTGGTTtacaaacaaaactataatgaattccccaaaaaaattaaaatgatttttttttaattttaagttttcttttaGCAATCAGTCAAGTACTGTGTTTCGTTTTGAGCAACTTTgtggtattaaaaaatattattttcccttatttttgatatatttgaaaatattttagtttccaaattacttttttcattaTCGGTTTTTGATTCCaaagttttttatttcgttGCTTCTCAAAATGATTTGTTGTCTTATATGTAATTGATGATTTgtaatcttaaatatttttattttctctcttaaattttcatttgtaaGAAACGAACTAATTCTCTCACCAAATTTCATGtgcttttacacacacacactcaatggTAAATGTTAGTAATATTGAAAGTGGCGTGCGCGACATTTCCTTGTTGACTTGGTGCATACTTTGTATACGCTTCAAATAGTAGtaaactacataaatatatataaaaaaaacagaaaacaaaaacaaaaacaaagcaagcaACAAATGTACAAAACTGCTGGTGTGCATCCAGCAATGAATTAAAATACAGTAAATCACAAGAAAATTATGTGACATGTCACTTGTTATGAAAGCAAAAACTAGAAACTCAagcaaaaaggaaaataaaaataaaaagaaataaaattgtttttaatgaaGCGTTGCAATTGAAACGAATAAGAAAcgtaaagtaaacaaattaaaattctgGCCAGATTTAATGTTAACATGTTAAATGTATAAGTAatggaaaataaagaaagaaatggATATAAACAAACTTAAGTTTGATTGGTATTATTACAACAAAGCGTGTGATTAATGACACTCAATGTAGCACAAAACAACGAGTAAGAagtatttaaagtaaatttgtatgtatgtatgtactggtgtttgttttacaatatttaacttTGGCATTCAAGTGAAGCTATAAATGCGCTTGCGTTGACTGGCAACTCAtaatgtatgaaatttgaaaaaaaaaaaattttaaatgcgtaattaaaaaaaatgaaatttgtgaaATGTGTTTTGAATACACACAAACTCTTTGGTGATTTTGGTATAAAAGAACATTTTGTCCACATGCCATAGAAGTGCAGCATGCTCATTAGTGCTTAATATTTGAGTAAAATAGCATTATAAAGCtgtagaaaattatattttttcacccAAACGATAAATCGCCAAATATTGGAGAGTGATGAAGCGAACAGGAAACTGGTATAAGTCACATAGACTGGTATTAAATGGCAGCAGTTTAGAAAGGAATTATATGACTTTATTGGGTTATCTACACTTCCACTTGTATTGTATTGAAttacataaatttgttgttgcttacacgagcaaatattttgacaagaGAGCAGAGCTCAAAGCTAGCTAACAAAGAGGTAATGAAGCAAAGGTTCtaataattgcatattttaaacTCGGTTATCTATCATTAGaaaactggtttaaaaatgaaagtaagaagtttttttaaaagtatttttaatataaaattgaaaaagtgtGACCAAATATTGTGAAACGTTTCAagttaaactaaaaattattgttgtggGTATGCGACAGTTGAAGTAAAGGCGGAAAACATGTCTTCTAACAAAGCACtaaataaaatacttatttaaatagtacaaaatacaatatgaatgtatgtatgtctatgcaACGGAAAAGTGTTAacgtaaaaattttagaaagcaAAGTGGATTTTAAGTGTACAGAAATGGATTGGAGAAAGAAAAGAATTTTGTGAATTACAAATAGATGACATAacgtttattattacattttatgtTGACTAAAAGGAGTTTATTAGCAGTTTTAGATTATACGTAATTTTAGTTAGCGAAACAGTTGGTACATTTTTCCCAAAATTTGcgttaaacaaattttgtaacAATAATAACGTCTCTACTTTAACTTAACCTCACTTCTTTGTCAATAAGATTAAAGCAGGAATTTGAAAATTGTggaaagttataattttttgcagttattttaaagataaaatgagaaaaataaaaaatagaatttgacTTTCGGTACACAGTGTGCTATATAGGAATTCTTAGATAGCCATCATAGAAATTAACACAGAAAAATTGTTAGTGTTCAGAATAAAGTaattatatttcaaacaaaCTCGCCAAATTGAATAtatcaaagaaaaattaaacaaaaaacaaactatAAAAGAGACATATGGGAATACCAataacattaataataatacaatatctAAGAAAAATACTATCGGTCGATCTGAAGCTTAAAAAGAAACGAGTTGCTTGATAAGTCTGGCGAAATGTTTTTAAgacgcaaaaatattaaaaaaaaaaataattggttaACCCATGGCTTcagacttaaggggttaggtagtcagagacatgaaaaaatgagaattttcagtattttttttgctattaaatttctttctacttattttacaaaagtaataatatggtattattacacaatattttcacttgaagtcacgaaaattagaaaaaaaaaattataaattccaaagttatagctgttgttCAACataaaggtccttgcggtgactatCAAAAGTCCttagagattcatctaaaatcgatcggaaaaattagttttagaaatagataatcctttttaattttaaatttaagtttaatttttttttttttcaaaaattaacaaaatggcggaattAGGAAACTTTTTTCTAGGTTTTCGGGAAAAATTGGTcttgaaaaatcgaaatttaaaaaaaaaatatccttcGTCAGGCccgagtttattatgtattctaaaagctgtattaattttcattaaaatctactgagcggttttcgagttactgttgtcaccagttcaaaaacataatttttagaaaaaggcatttaaagtttcacccgAGTGTTTTGGAATGCTTGAGcgctttttgttatttgtcgaataactctaaaagTAACTATCgtttcaacttcaaattttcatatttttaagatattacgaaaatgcaaaaaaaatgttttttagaaaatcctgactatccctaaccccttaatttattttcctttccAATTGAAGGTCACCAAACTTAACCGCTAGGTTCGAAAACCGCAATGAAAGCTAACCAAATAGacaaatgtgtatatgtgtttatgtgttcTTATGCTGAAAATCTGTGtactcaaaatttttaattaacccCCCATATCAAAATTGATATTTACAGAGCCAGTTCAGAGTAACATAACCTTAACTTcacccatatattatatatttaataaccaGCTAGTCCACATTTGATAAGCTAAGCTGAGCTTAAAACAGCTAACTCGGGTTTTACAGTGTACTAAAAACCTAAACACAATCACATACTGTTATAAGagactaaataaaaatatggttgATATATAATTGAAACTTGACTTATACTTCGGTTAATTtaggtttattaaatatttttttttatttatagaaggaaatacTAAGGTAAAAGGGATTCATAATTTGGTTGATCttcttagaaatatttttaaaggtcCTGAATCCGCATTTCATTAACAAAAGTGGtctataaattaaatgaatcagAAAAAAACTTTCTAACGGAAGTATTAGCTCtctcaaaagaaaatattattttatttattgcattcaaaattcaaaacacTTTCGTACTTCAATTGTGATATtttaggcaaaaaaaaaattcggaaaattgcccATTATTCGTCTATAGGAACCTCgttactaattttttataaatcaaaaatcattttttaaattttttaaaaaattcagagCATTTCTCTACCATTTTACGCACTCAAccctttttatattattttgaaccCATGAGACCACCCAAATCACAATCATaagagtatttattttatttttttattaaattttattacattatataAACTATCATTATCATAATCAAGTGTTTTGTCTTAATGTAgggatgtaattaaaaatatgaaacaaaatgaACTGCGTTGAGAGAGTACCGTGAGTTAGGTATGTAGTTATGCAGTACTTTGCAAGAGTAAACAATTGGAACAAAATATAAGAAGCACAcacaaaaaatgtattacataataaatgtatgtatgtttgacatggcaaatggcaaatggtaataaattttgaagtaataaagtgttctagacaacaaaaaaaaatcaagtgtaaacacaaaatataaataatttacaaagagatacacacacacacacctaaacGTATGTAGATGTGAAGGCaacaagaatatttaaatattaaaaaaaaaagaattaatgttaataaaaaaatataacgtaCGATGTACCTTAATGTCAGCTgtgcaaattataataaatgagAAATATAGTTAAACGTAACgtaattgtaaatgtaattgtaattgtaataataaacactaattaatgtatgtatgtatgattgattttgttaaatactcTTAATTACCGTTAcacatacaaattattattattataatattatataaagcaGTCATTTATAAACTGTGAATTTCTTGTCTTACatgaaatgcatacatatataatacatacatacataaattgattacatacatatatacttatacagagatataatttttgttctatACACGCTGAGTGTTGTCGCATGAAAATGTCACGAGGCAAATACCCCTAAGTATGTTTTTTATGTCTGCGTTAAATGTACACTATGCGCATCCTGTATCAGTTGGGATAACTTTTGTGAAAATGTTGGAATGTCctgttgaaaaaataaagatGACAAATTGATGCATAtgttcaaaaatacaattcttttttttctattgttttgggTATTTACTCACAGTTGATAAGCAGATCACATCCAAATATTTCGGATTGACCGGAAAACCAGCCGTCACGAAACTCTCACGCAACTTCAAATTGTCCACTTGACCCATGGCGTACAGCACATTCGTCAACTGGTCGAAATGCAGCGAACCCTCACCCGACAACAGCCTATTGATGAGCGCGCGCTGAAATGAGGTGAGCAAACTGTCCTGAAAGAGGGCGCGCTGAAACAGACGCCAACGCTCGTTGACCGCCTGCATTGAGAGCAACACCTTACGCACGAGGTTCGGATCGTTGCCGGACACTAGCACCTGCCCGTAGGCATTCAATATGGCCATGAAATGCTCCGGATGCAAGTTATCACTGCTCGTGTGCAAGAGTGAGCCGTTATACTGCACATGCGGTTTGTAGAAATATTGCCATTTATGTAGCAAAATGctgcaataaacaacaacaattataacaaaaattacaacaaaaaaagaattatataagtatgtattgcGGCGTGCTCACCTATCAAAAAGCGTATACACCATGCTGCTCAAATCGGTGCCGTCAACCAAACTGGAGTCGTGTTGTTGTAGTAGCGGCAGCACTTGCTCgattgtgaaatttagtatggAGGGCAACATAGTGGTCCAAGTGTTGCCCGGCTGTTGCACGACCAACTGaaacatttgcaatattttctccAACACTGCCAGCTGATTAAGACTCAACTGCTCTCTGCAAAGGTAaagaatattttgataaaatagttCAGTTATGCATATTCATAACTCTTAAAAGGTAGCTATTAATGAAATACTAAGCACTAACCTGCTGCTGACCGTTATGTAGAGTGTAATCATGTCTTTGATGAATTGCGCACCGAATTGGTTTAATACGCTACGCAATATGCTTAAGCTAAATTCGGCTGCGGATATCGAAATCGCATTATTGCTGATGCCGAAATCGTTGAAAAGCATCAAGGCTTTTGTAATGATGGGCTAAATAGGGAAAAAACAATGTGTTtcaatagaaatattaaatttttttaataataaaattgagaaCAATAGAAaagggaaataaataaataaattgaaaaaaaaataataaaataaactaaaataaaaataaaataaattaaaataaaataaaataaaataaaataaaataaaataaaataaaacaaaataaaatgaaatgaaatgaaatgaaatgaatgaaatgaaatgaatgaaatgaaatgaaatgaaatgaaatgaaatgaaatgaaatgaaatgaaatgaaatgaaatgaaatcaaatgaaatcaaatgaaatgaaatgaaatgaaatcaaatcaaatcaaatcaaatcaaatcaaatcaaatcaaatcaaatcaaatcaaatcaaatcaaatcaaatcaaatcaaatcaaatcaaatcaaatcaaatcaaatcaaatcaaatcaaatcaaatcaaatcaaatcaaatcaaatcaaatcaaatcaaatcaaatcaaatcaaatcaaatcaaatcaaatcaaatcaaatcaaatcaaatcaaatcaaatcaaatcaaatcaaatcaaatcaaatcaaatcaaatcaaatcaaatcaaatcaaatcaaatcaaatcaaatcaaatcaaatcaaatcaaatcaaatcaaatcaaatcaaatcaaatcaaatcaaatcaaatcaaatcaaatcaaatcaaatcaaatcaaatcaaatcaaatcaaatcaaatcaaatcaaatcaatgaTTTGCAAACATAAAAAAGATCAACTAAAATAAGACTACACAATAATGTTTCTTTCaatttaagggaggggtctgggtttcagcgcaaaaaaacactttttttgtaatttttttatctcaaatatcgattaagcaattttattcaattttattgagCACAGTATTGACTATTTTCATCcacaaatattaaaccattagcccgtgacagagcttcccctaggacgtcttaaaaaaaaaaaaaaaaacaatttgcggtgttcactgtaacttggccggaaattatccgaaaatgaaaaaccataaaaatttagttaaattataaacaaatcttcccccaacgttctctgattattattttttttacttaaacctttttggcggccatctaaagtgtgaaacgttattttcgactaaaatttccgccattttcagggtgggaaacacccttaatgttaaaaaaaaaaaaaaaattttactaaacgtaggggggaggtattttatgtgaagaaaatgtgtaccatgtttgaaatgaatcggtcgagtagttttcaaatggcagtgaacacggacttcaaaaaag
This genomic interval carries:
- the LOC105218290 gene encoding histone deacetylase 4 isoform X1; this encodes MTSPEDRITNHDIAREAGNDEHLHITSGTISLEYKPMQPNATDLDQQILELKKKQELQKQMLLHTFHEQTKELELRHKMQLEQKYQYAVHSHGAFQELREQRLSAAAEEQQQRERREREVIKRKENCSANASPEVKQILNNFLINRKQAASSNGITTTSPYRNSRGVVKSSSGESLPAGSLTSSHPYKIPQPPSSFLKYESDFPLRKTASEPNLLKLRLKQSVIERKQRISGPAVLRRHERILQRRQQKQNSALTNCSSTPDSGPNSPPSSTLSAGVVGSRGSPTSAPIQEENEESGPYQPGQRSSINDLSLFSSPSMPNIPLGGPHLASHAHAQANVSNYNMLAALRQHVPTLAAPTYYSPLAIPFARHQPHPPPPPQQSHATSIAVAAASGVLPPTPSPVVRSASATSTSSSQASLASDVLPPMAHAASTLLPAGSAGAHNHNVLGSGTLHPVTPMVGVSPSMYGQPITDAQVAHAHLNKQGHRPLGRTQSAPLPLGHPMLTGTGQIGVGQTHYENSDAEQQAHMLVTQKIRQTLINRSSANREPQLKEEEDAAEVIDLTDKKKPPKTVITSIVPTSTSQNLPETTNIPLGACMPNTPSKLRDQEYLQQQRELLYRQALQMDDSIARGLIRPLSRTLSSPLVHMGPNGISQLPDTGQYAPPIITSSSADHIPPVNLTVPHRRRVLEHAPTGMAASSAFSSLPAIQPAIAIAGATCGKLTNEFATHKTTTGLAYDNLMQKHACTCGDNSVHPEHSGRLQSIWARLIETDLAKRCDRLRSRKATLEELQTVHTEAHTMLFASSSCQLNRQKLDSPPALGFVRLSCGGYGVDLDTTWNKDHTAAAARMAAGCVIDLAFKTAKGDIKNGFAVVRPPGHHAEANLAMGFCFFNSIAIAAKLLRQRVPEMKRVLIVDWDVHHGNGTQQAFYDNPDVLYLSIHRHDDGNFFPGTGGSTECGVGAGAGFNVNISWSGSLDPPLGDAEYIAAFRTIVMPIAKCFNPDIILVSAGFDAAAGHPPPLGGYLVSPACFGLMTRELMQLADGKVVLALEGGYDLPAICDSAQECVRALLGDPLSAIAESELNRPPCQNAIDTLQKTIAIQSQHWPCVRRLAHTVGLSALDALKIEHDESETITAMAGLSMQSINRTLSRDDSEEPMDQDEAK
- the LOC105218290 gene encoding histone deacetylase 4 isoform X8 — its product is MQPNATDLDQQILELKKKQELQKQMLLHTFHEQTKELELRHKMQLEQKYQYAVHSHGAFQELREQRLSAAAEEQQQRERREREVIKRKENCSANASPEVKQILNNFLINRKQAASSNGITTTSPYRNSRGVVKSSSGESLPAGSLTSSHPYKIPQPPSSFLKYESDFPLRKTASEPNLLKLRLKQSVIERKQRISGPAVLRRHERILQRRQQKQNSALTNCSSTPDSGPNSPPSSTLSAGVVGSRGSPTSAPIQEENEESGPYQPGQRSSINDLSLFSSPSMPNIPLGGPHLASHAHAQANVSNYNMLAALRQHVPTLAAPTYYSPLAIPFARHQPHPPPPPQQSHATSIAVAAASGVLPPTPSPVVRSASATSTSSSQASLASDVLPPMAHAASTLLPAGSAGAHNHNVLGSGTLHPVTPMVGVSPSMYGQPITDAQVAHAHLNKQGHRPLGRTQSAPLPLGHPMLTGTGQIGVGQTHYENSDAEQQAHMLVTQKIRQTLINRSSANREPQLKEEEDAAEVIDLTDKKKPPKTVITSIVPTSTSQNLPETTNIPLGACMPNTPSKLRDQEYLQQQRELLYRQALQMDDSIARGLIRPLSRTLSSPLVHMGPNGISQLPDTGQYAPPIITSSSADHIPPVNLTVPHRRRVLEHAPTGMAASSAFSSLPAIQPAIAIAGATCGKLTNEFATHKTTTGLAYDNLMQKHACTCGDNSVHPEHSGRLQSIWARLIETDLAKRCDRLRSRKATLEELQTVHTEAHTMLFASSSCQLNRQKLDSPPALGFVRLSCGGYGVDLDTTWNKDHTAAAARMAAGCVIDLAFKTAKGDIKNGFAVVRPPGHHAEANLAMGFCFFNSIAIAAKLLRQRVPEMKRVLIVDWDVHHGNGTQQAFYDNPDVLYLSIHRHDDGNFFPGTGGSTECGVGAGAGFNVNISWSGSLDPPLGDAEYIAAFRTIVMPIAKCFNPDIILVSAGFDAAAGHPPPLGGYLVSPACFGLMTRELMQLADGKVVLALEGGYDLPAICDSAQECVRALLGDPLSAIAESELNRPPCQNAIDTLQKTIAIQSQHWPCVRRLAHTVGLSALDALKIEHDESETITAMAGLSMQSINRTLSRDDSEEPMDQDEAK